The following coding sequences are from one Ruminococcus flavefaciens AE3010 window:
- a CDS encoding FAD-dependent oxidoreductase, which yields MYKIDKLNELAKVVAAKRAENAALEPRRMTAEEKDDLLAHFHPDYKQDEFTVLSAGVNKGDKVPTQLAALLQGKSRISADDVDLTAPDYETDVLIIGGGGAGASAAIEADEAGVKAMIVTKLRIGDANTMMAEGGIQAADKPNDSPAIHFLDAFGGGHFAAKPELVKKLVTKAPEAIQWLNKLGVEFDKEPDGTMVTTHGGGTSRKRMHAAKDYSGAEIMRTLRDEVINRGIPVIDFTAAIEIILDENGRASGAVLMNMETKELLVAKAKTVIIATGGAGRLHYQGFPTSNHYGATADGLILGYRVGAKLLYADTLQYHPTGTGYPEQIFGALVTEKVRSLGAKLVNIDGDVFMHPLETRDVTAASIIRECTERGKGVETNLGKALWLDTPMIELIHGEGTIEKRIPAMMRMFGKYGIDIRKEPILVYPTLHYQNGGLEISDDCATGVENLYAAGEVAGGIHGRNRLMGNSLLDVIVFGRNAGIYAAAKAKETAAPAKLTLAHIEKFNKELEAAGAASEVASPMLLPKYARKK from the coding sequence ATGTACAAGATAGATAAACTTAACGAGCTTGCAAAGGTAGTTGCAGCTAAGAGAGCAGAAAATGCAGCTCTTGAACCAAGACGTATGACAGCTGAGGAGAAGGACGACCTCCTCGCTCATTTCCACCCTGACTACAAGCAGGACGAATTCACTGTTCTTTCCGCAGGCGTAAACAAGGGCGATAAAGTTCCTACACAGCTTGCTGCGCTTTTACAGGGCAAGAGCCGTATCAGCGCTGACGACGTAGACCTTACAGCTCCCGATTATGAGACAGACGTGCTTATAATCGGCGGCGGCGGTGCAGGAGCATCTGCTGCCATCGAAGCTGATGAAGCAGGCGTAAAGGCAATGATCGTTACAAAGCTCCGTATAGGTGATGCTAATACAATGATGGCTGAGGGCGGTATTCAGGCTGCCGACAAGCCTAACGATTCACCTGCGATCCACTTCCTCGACGCTTTCGGCGGCGGTCACTTTGCAGCAAAGCCCGAGCTTGTAAAGAAGCTTGTTACAAAGGCTCCCGAGGCTATACAGTGGCTCAACAAGCTTGGCGTTGAATTCGATAAAGAGCCTGACGGCACAATGGTAACAACTCACGGCGGCGGTACTTCTCGCAAGCGTATGCACGCTGCAAAGGACTACTCAGGCGCTGAGATAATGCGTACTCTCCGTGATGAAGTCATAAACCGCGGTATCCCTGTTATCGACTTTACAGCTGCAATCGAGATAATCCTTGATGAAAACGGCAGGGCATCAGGTGCTGTGCTTATGAACATGGAAACAAAGGAGCTTCTCGTTGCCAAGGCTAAGACTGTTATTATCGCTACTGGCGGCGCAGGACGTCTTCACTATCAGGGCTTCCCGACTTCAAACCACTACGGCGCAACAGCTGATGGACTTATCCTCGGCTACCGTGTTGGTGCAAAGCTTCTCTATGCTGATACATTGCAGTATCACCCAACGGGTACAGGCTATCCCGAGCAGATATTCGGCGCACTCGTTACAGAAAAGGTCCGTTCACTGGGCGCAAAGCTTGTTAATATCGACGGTGATGTATTTATGCACCCACTTGAGACCCGTGACGTAACAGCCGCTTCGATTATCCGCGAATGTACAGAGCGCGGCAAGGGCGTGGAGACAAACCTCGGCAAGGCACTTTGGCTGGATACTCCCATGATAGAGCTTATCCACGGCGAGGGTACTATCGAGAAGCGTATCCCTGCAATGATGAGGATGTTCGGCAAGTATGGCATCGATATCCGCAAGGAGCCTATTCTTGTATACCCAACTCTTCACTACCAGAACGGCGGACTTGAAATATCCGACGACTGCGCTACAGGTGTAGAGAACCTCTATGCGGCAGGCGAGGTAGCAGGCGGTATCCACGGCAGAAACAGACTCATGGGCAATTCTCTCCTTGATGTCATCGTATTCGGTCGTAACGCAGGTATTTACGCAGCTGCAAAGGCTAAGGAAACAGCTGCTCCCGCAAAGCTCACACTTGCTCATATCGAGAAGTTCAACAAGGAGCTTGAAGCAGCAGGAGCTGCAAGCGAAGTAGCATCACCTATGCTTCTCCCCAAATATGCAAGAAAAAAATAA
- a CDS encoding 2Fe-2S iron-sulfur cluster-binding protein, producing the protein MDNMLNVYLFGKKYEVPAGLTIMTAMEYAGYDLVRGCGCRNGFCGACATIYRIKGEIELHGCLACQTEVQEGMYVATLPFFPLEKRVYNIEEIKPTQQIMMQLYPEIYSCIGCNACTKACTQELNVMQYIAYAQRGEYDKCAEESFDCVMCGVCSSRCPAGISHPQVAMLARRLNGKYIEPECGHLSDRVKEVNEGIFDKEIEELMTKAVNNIEEIKDMYNHREIEK; encoded by the coding sequence ATGGATAATATGTTGAATGTTTACCTGTTCGGCAAGAAGTATGAAGTGCCTGCAGGTCTTACGATAATGACAGCTATGGAATATGCAGGCTATGACCTTGTAAGAGGCTGCGGCTGCCGTAACGGTTTCTGCGGAGCTTGTGCTACCATATACAGAATAAAGGGCGAGATAGAGCTTCACGGCTGTCTTGCCTGTCAGACAGAGGTTCAGGAGGGAATGTACGTTGCAACTCTGCCCTTCTTCCCACTTGAAAAGAGAGTTTACAATATCGAGGAAATAAAACCCACACAGCAGATAATGATGCAGCTCTATCCCGAGATATACAGCTGTATCGGCTGTAATGCCTGTACAAAGGCTTGTACTCAGGAGCTCAACGTTATGCAGTATATCGCATACGCTCAGAGAGGGGAGTACGACAAGTGTGCAGAGGAGAGCTTTGACTGCGTAATGTGCGGAGTATGTTCTTCACGATGTCCCGCAGGCATTTCCCACCCACAGGTAGCTATGCTTGCAAGACGTCTCAACGGCAAGTACATAGAGCCTGAGTGTGGACACCTCTCCGACAGAGTTAAGGAAGTAAACGAGGGTATCTTTGATAAGGAGATCGAAGAGCTCATGACCAAGGCGGTAAACAATATCGAAGAGATCAAGGATATGTACAACCACCGCGAGATAGAGAAGTAA
- a CDS encoding FAD/NAD(P)-binding protein, with the protein MNNDTLIPYIGVVTDIRQDTPDVKTFRVVSPEGGKVFEHMPGQCAMLSIPGVGEAMFSITSSPTNKEFMEFSIKKCGCLTTWLHAMDVGQQITIRGPYGNAFPVETDLKGKDLLFIAGGIGLAPLRSVINYVRDNRSNYGDVQVIYGSRSKDDLVDYQEIIDEWMADPNIEVNLTIDNPQEGWDGHVGFVPNYVKELNPSTSKTVLVCGPPIMIKFTLAGLKELGFTETQVYTTMELRMKCGVGKCGRCNIGNKYVCKDGPVFRFDQLGELPDEY; encoded by the coding sequence ATGAATAACGATACATTGATACCTTACATTGGTGTAGTTACCGATATAAGACAGGATACTCCCGATGTAAAGACATTCAGAGTTGTTTCTCCCGAGGGCGGAAAGGTCTTCGAGCATATGCCGGGACAGTGTGCAATGCTTTCCATTCCGGGCGTTGGCGAGGCTATGTTCTCTATAACCTCTTCTCCCACAAACAAGGAATTTATGGAGTTCAGCATAAAGAAGTGCGGCTGCCTCACCACATGGCTCCACGCTATGGACGTAGGTCAGCAGATAACTATCCGCGGACCATACGGCAATGCTTTCCCTGTTGAAACAGACTTAAAGGGCAAGGATCTTCTCTTTATTGCAGGCGGTATCGGTCTTGCACCTCTCCGTTCCGTTATCAACTATGTACGCGATAACCGTTCCAATTACGGCGACGTGCAGGTAATATACGGTTCCCGTTCAAAGGATGACCTCGTTGACTATCAGGAGATAATCGACGAGTGGATGGCTGATCCTAATATCGAGGTTAATCTTACTATAGACAATCCGCAGGAGGGTTGGGACGGTCATGTAGGCTTTGTTCCCAACTATGTCAAGGAGCTTAATCCTTCCACAAGCAAGACAGTTCTTGTCTGCGGACCGCCTATAATGATAAAATTTACCCTTGCAGGACTTAAAGAACTGGGCTTCACAGAAACTCAGGTCTATACTACCATGGAGCTTCGCATGAAGTGCGGAGTTGGTAAGTGCGGACGCTGCAATATCGGTAATAAGTATGTCTGCAAGGACGGTCCTGTTTTCCGTTTCGATCAGCTTGGGGAACTGCCCGACGAATATTAA